A genome region from Eretmochelys imbricata isolate rEreImb1 chromosome 8, rEreImb1.hap1, whole genome shotgun sequence includes the following:
- the LOC144268547 gene encoding uncharacterized protein LOC144268547 — MDKVDWESDNDTYDTGEEHSDDSSHSSERVGRKSSLQLEVDIDYSQPCSPGCSPAGPSGKQELPVELQCEDEETYETYYQKRGETTAGVFVTSNTNFDLQCEDEDLEFYSSEEPQGGLSEDDENIILVDAFDEEDLEPISGEAFPYRCKKCGVSFQDLGELQEHKHIHLTEHSYQCPICGKEFFRAANLRMHKLIHSSDRPHKCPECDKGFIRTADVWRHLRNVHKIERSKVVLGNGMVRNPWSILHQNKHGSGNTDQQCSENKKPGEEESKPYICPMCGKGFRKPNLLSKHKVIHREDKPYKCQECGMAFVQLLRLKRHQQTHSGERPFYCEECGGTFTRLASLQRHQRIHTGEKPYSCAYCGHSFTESGTLRRHERTHKVDKS; from the coding sequence ATGGACAAGGTGGACTGGGAGTCCGATAACGACACTTATGACACAGGTGAGGAGCATTCAGATGACTCCAGTCATTCCTCTGAGCGGGTGGGTCGCAAATCTAGTCTCCAGTTGGAGGTAGACATAGACTACTCTCAACCATGCAGTCCTGGTTGTAGCCCTGCTGGACCTTCAGGTAAGCAAGAACTCCCTGTAGAATTGCAGTGTGAAGACGAGGAAACCTATGAGACCTACTACCAGAAGCGAGGTGAGACTACAGCTGGGGTCTTTGTCACTTCCAACACCAACTTTGACCTTCAATGTGAAGATGAGGATCTGGAGTTCTACTCCTCTGAGGAACCTCAGGGAGGATTAAGTGAGGATGATGAAAACATCATTCTTGTTGATGCTTTTGATGAGGAGGACCTGGAGCCCATCTCTGGAGAAGCTTTTCCTTATAGGTGCAAGAAGTGTGGTGTCTCTTTCCAGGATCTGGGTGAATTACAAGAACACAAACATATCCATCTGACAGAGCATTCATACCAATGCCCCATCTGTGGCAAAGAGTTCTTCCGTGCTGCAAACTTGCGAATGCACAAGCTCATTCATTCTAGTGACAGGCCACACAAGTGTCCAGAGTGTGACAAGGGTTTCATTCGCACGGCTGATGTCTGGAGGCACCTACGCAATGTGCACAAAATTGAGCGCTCCAAGGTAGTTTTGGGAAATGGCATGGTTAGGAACCCATGGTCAATATTGCACCAAAACAAGCATGGCAGTGGAAACACTGACCAGCAgtgttcagaaaataaaaagccTGGGGAAGAAGAGTCTAAACCTTACATCTGTCCAATGTGTGGCAAAGGTTTCCGTAAACCTAATCTGCTGTCGAAACACAAAGTGATCCATCGAGAGGACAAACCATATAAATGTCAAGAATGTGGTATGGCCTTTGTCCAACTACTGAGGTTGAAACGGCACCAACAGACTCACTCTGGAGAGCGCCCTTTCTATTGTGAAGAGTGCGGAGGGACCTTCACAAGACTGGCATCACTACAGCGCCATCAGCGGATCCATACTGGAGAAAAACCCTACTCTTGTGCTTACTGCGGTCATTCCTTCACAGAGTCAGGCACTCTAAGGAGGCATGAGCGCACACATAAAGTGGACAAATCTTAG